A region from the Alosa alosa isolate M-15738 ecotype Scorff River chromosome 7, AALO_Geno_1.1, whole genome shotgun sequence genome encodes:
- the LOC125298487 gene encoding CSC1-like protein 2 isoform X5: MYLLLTVYSMRRHTSKMHYKEDDLVKRTLFINGISKYAEEIHIKQHFEQAYENCVVLEARICYNVARLMALNAERKKTERSKKFFTDLMSKEHVPTMINPKPCGHLCCCAITGCEEEEAVSFYTKREAKLKEEYRKEKEKVNTKPLGMAFVTFQNEAMTAIILKDFNACQCQGCQCQPEPCTSQFSESLHVHNWNVTYAPDPQNVRWEHLSLGGVIWWIRCFIINIILFLLLFFLTTPAIIISTMDKFNVTKPVEYLNNPIVTQFFPTLLLWAFSALLPTIVYYSAFFEAHWTRSGENRTTMHKCYTFLIFMVLLLPSLGLSSLDVFFRWLFDRKFLADAAVRFECVFLPDNGAFFVNYVIASAFIGNAMDLLRIPGLLMYMIRLCLARSAAERRNVKRHQAYEFQFGAAYAWMMCVFTVVMTYSITCPIIVPFGLMHMLLKHLVDRYNMYYAYLPSKLDKKIHSGAVNQVVAAPILCLFWLLFFSTVRIGFLAPTSMFTFVVLIITIVVCLSHVCFGHFKYLSAHNYKIDTKDTDADAVENGRPARASPTSKMAQQQSYIAQVLQDPNADEAGAGSCSEEDGQGSSQDEEMINGGNSMNEADFQSGEDSLIANEVHH; encoded by the exons ACAGGCCTATGAGAACTGTGTTGTGCTTGAAGCCCGCATCTGCTACAACGTGGCCAGGCTTATGGCCCTCAATGCTGAGAG gaaGAAGACGGAGCGAAGCAAGAAGTTCTTCACGGACCTGATGTCGAAGGAGCACGTGCCCACCATGATCAACCCAAAGCCCTGCGGCCACCTCTGCTGCTGCGCAATTACTGGCTGTGAAGAG gaggaGGCGGTGAGCTTCTACACCAAGCGGGAGGCCAAGCTGAAGGAGGAGTAcaggaaggagaaggagaaggtcAACACCAAACCACTCGGCATGGCCTTCGTCACCTTCCAGAACGAGGCCATGACtgccat aaTCCTTAAGGACTTCAACGCGTGCCAGTGCCAGGGGTGCCAGTGTCAGCCGGAGCCCTGCACCTCCCAGTTCAGCGAGAGCCTCCACGTCCACAACTGGAATGTCACCTACGCCCCGGACCCACAGAACGTGCGCTG ggAGCACCTCTCTTTGGGGGGCGTGATCTGGTGGATCCGCTGcttcatcatcaacatcatcctcttcctcctcctcttcttcctcaccACCCCTGCCATCATCATCTCCACCATGGACAAGTTCAACGTCACCAAACCTGTCGAGTACCTCAAC AACCCTATCGTTACTCAGTTCTTTCCCACCCTGCTCCTGTGGGCCTTCTCTGCCCTGCTGCCCACCATAGTGTACTATTCCGCCTTCTTCGAGGCTCACTGGACACg GTCAGGGGAGAACAGGACCACCATGCACAAGTGCTACACCTTCCTCATCTTCATGGTCCTACTGCTGCCCTCCCTCGGACTCAGCAG TTTGGACGTCTTCTTCCGTTGGCTCTTTGACAGGAAGTTCTTGGCTGACGCAGCAGTGAGGTTTGA gtgtgtgttccTGCCAGACAACGGAGCATTCTTCGTGAACTACGTCATCGCCTCGGCGTTCATCGGGAACGCCATGGACCTTTTGCGCATTCCGGGTCTGCTGATGTACATGATCCGCCTCTGTCTGGCCCGCTCGGCAGCAGAGAGGCGCAATGTCAAacgg CATCAGGCGTATGAGTTCCAGTTTGGTGCCGCCTATGCCTGGATGATGTGCGTCTTCACCGTAGTCATGACATACAGCATCACGTGCCCTATCATAGTGCCCTTCG gTCTGATGCACATGCTCCTAAAGCACCTGGTGGACAGGTATAACATGTACTACGCCTACCTGCCCTCCAAGCTGGACAAGAAGATCCACTCGGGAGCCGTCAACCAGGTGGTGGCCGCCCCCATCCTCTGCCTCTTCTggctcctcttcttctccaccGTCCGCatag ggtTCCTAGCGCCCACCTCCATGTTCACCTTCGTGGTGCTCATCATCACCATTGTGGTGTGCCTGTCACACGTCTGCTTCGGGCACTTCAAGTACCTGAGCGCGCACAACTATAAG ATTGACACCAAGGACACAGACGCAGACGCTGTGGAAAATGGCCGACCGGCACGTGCATCACCAACCAGCAAGATGGCCCAG CAGCAGTCCTACATTGCCCAGGTGCTGCAGGACCCAAACGCGGACGAGGCGGGCGCCGGCAGCTGCAGCGAGGAGGACGGCCAGGGCTCCTCGCAGGACGAGGAGATGATCAACGGGGGGAACAGTATGAACGAGGCCGACTTCCAGTCCGGCGAGGACAGCCTCATTGCCAACGAGGTCCACCATTGA
- the LOC125298487 gene encoding CSC1-like protein 2 isoform X6: MSKEHVPTMINPKPCGHLCCCAITGCEEEEAVSFYTKREAKLKEEYRKEKEKVNTKPLGMAFVTFQNEAMTAIILKDFNACQCQGCQCQPEPCTSQFSESLHVHNWNVTYAPDPQNVRWEHLSLGGVIWWIRCFIINIILFLLLFFLTTPAIIISTMDKFNVTKPVEYLNNPIVTQFFPTLLLWAFSALLPTIVYYSAFFEAHWTRSGENRTTMHKCYTFLIFMVLLLPSLGLSSLDVFFRWLFDRKFLADAAVRFECVFLPDNGAFFVNYVIASAFIGNAMDLLRIPGLLMYMIRLCLARSAAERRNVKRHQAYEFQFGAAYAWMMCVFTVVMTYSITCPIIVPFGLMHMLLKHLVDRYNMYYAYLPSKLDKKIHSGAVNQVVAAPILCLFWLLFFSTVRIGFLAPTSMFTFVVLIITIVVCLSHVCFGHFKYLSAHNYKIDTKDTDADAVENGRPARASPTSKMAQQQSYIAQVLQDPNADEAGAGSCSEEDGQGSSQDEEMINGGNSMNEADFQSGEDSLIANEVHH; this comes from the exons ATGTCGAAGGAGCACGTGCCCACCATGATCAACCCAAAGCCCTGCGGCCACCTCTGCTGCTGCGCAATTACTGGCTGTGAAGAG gaggaGGCGGTGAGCTTCTACACCAAGCGGGAGGCCAAGCTGAAGGAGGAGTAcaggaaggagaaggagaaggtcAACACCAAACCACTCGGCATGGCCTTCGTCACCTTCCAGAACGAGGCCATGACtgccat aaTCCTTAAGGACTTCAACGCGTGCCAGTGCCAGGGGTGCCAGTGTCAGCCGGAGCCCTGCACCTCCCAGTTCAGCGAGAGCCTCCACGTCCACAACTGGAATGTCACCTACGCCCCGGACCCACAGAACGTGCGCTG ggAGCACCTCTCTTTGGGGGGCGTGATCTGGTGGATCCGCTGcttcatcatcaacatcatcctcttcctcctcctcttcttcctcaccACCCCTGCCATCATCATCTCCACCATGGACAAGTTCAACGTCACCAAACCTGTCGAGTACCTCAAC AACCCTATCGTTACTCAGTTCTTTCCCACCCTGCTCCTGTGGGCCTTCTCTGCCCTGCTGCCCACCATAGTGTACTATTCCGCCTTCTTCGAGGCTCACTGGACACg GTCAGGGGAGAACAGGACCACCATGCACAAGTGCTACACCTTCCTCATCTTCATGGTCCTACTGCTGCCCTCCCTCGGACTCAGCAG TTTGGACGTCTTCTTCCGTTGGCTCTTTGACAGGAAGTTCTTGGCTGACGCAGCAGTGAGGTTTGA gtgtgtgttccTGCCAGACAACGGAGCATTCTTCGTGAACTACGTCATCGCCTCGGCGTTCATCGGGAACGCCATGGACCTTTTGCGCATTCCGGGTCTGCTGATGTACATGATCCGCCTCTGTCTGGCCCGCTCGGCAGCAGAGAGGCGCAATGTCAAacgg CATCAGGCGTATGAGTTCCAGTTTGGTGCCGCCTATGCCTGGATGATGTGCGTCTTCACCGTAGTCATGACATACAGCATCACGTGCCCTATCATAGTGCCCTTCG gTCTGATGCACATGCTCCTAAAGCACCTGGTGGACAGGTATAACATGTACTACGCCTACCTGCCCTCCAAGCTGGACAAGAAGATCCACTCGGGAGCCGTCAACCAGGTGGTGGCCGCCCCCATCCTCTGCCTCTTCTggctcctcttcttctccaccGTCCGCatag ggtTCCTAGCGCCCACCTCCATGTTCACCTTCGTGGTGCTCATCATCACCATTGTGGTGTGCCTGTCACACGTCTGCTTCGGGCACTTCAAGTACCTGAGCGCGCACAACTATAAG ATTGACACCAAGGACACAGACGCAGACGCTGTGGAAAATGGCCGACCGGCACGTGCATCACCAACCAGCAAGATGGCCCAG CAGCAGTCCTACATTGCCCAGGTGCTGCAGGACCCAAACGCGGACGAGGCGGGCGCCGGCAGCTGCAGCGAGGAGGACGGCCAGGGCTCCTCGCAGGACGAGGAGATGATCAACGGGGGGAACAGTATGAACGAGGCCGACTTCCAGTCCGGCGAGGACAGCCTCATTGCCAACGAGGTCCACCATTGA